In the Microcoleus sp. AS-A8 genome, CCTTGACAATCACATCAAAGCTAAAAGACTGACCGGGACGCACCTGCTCTGGTAGCTGTACTTCAATATGGGGAGGATTGGTACCGGACATCTGTTGCGTGCGCTCTGCCAAAATTTCCTGCTGCACAATTTTTTGGTTTTCAATGCGCTGGCGCGATCGCATAGTGGATTCGAGTTTCAGCGTCGTACCATTACTTGGCTTCGTTCCCGTAATATACGTCACCGTTTCTGCAACAACTCCATTGCCCTCACTTTTCCAATCCTTGAGTTCTGTACGGTAATTCAACTGGGAGTAGCGCTGCCACAGTTGACTGATCGCTTTTTCCATGGAACCGCGTGTCAAACCATCGGAATGTTTGAAATTACCACCGTAGAACTGCATCACACCCGGAACATCACGACGATTTGCGGCTGCATCGATTTGCGTCAACATGTCTTTAAGCTGAGGAGGTGCTGTTTCGGGGCTTTCCGCTTGCACAATCCTGGCCCATCCCATGGTAAGACCTAAACTGAGTACAAACAACACTGACCAGCTCACACGGAGAGACTTGGCAAAGGATATCAGGGATTGGGAGCGCTTTTGCATAGAACTTACTGGATTGTGCATTGAGAGCATACTAGGGGATAGTTTAATAAACGCCAATTTCGTCTAAATAATTGAAGCTTGGAGGCTCCATTCGTTACTTTATAACTGATTGTCGATCTTAGCTTACTCGTCGAAAGCCCCACACTCTACCTGTATCTTTACCTGAGAGTAAAGCTACCTACCGGAACAAGCACACTCTTGGCGACTGCACGAATTTGATGAGACCTTTTGTAGGAATGATTGAAACCTCGCCCATGAATATATCGAATAATGATTGAGATTCCCGTTCGGCAGAGTAAATTATTGAGGCGTAAGACAGTGGAAGAGCCTAGGGAGTAAAATTGCCGGATTGGACATTGGGGGAATCGTAGGAAATAGTTTATATAGATATAGATGGTTACACCGTATTCCAGAAGGATACTCAAGTTGCCAATTTACAGCTAATCTTTAGATTTTAACGGAAAGTCCAGCCGCCCGTAGGAGAACAAAGAACCTTGCATCACCCACCCATTCGATTGTTGATTGCTGCCAGTGGCACTGGGGGGCATCTATTTCCCGCGATCGCCGTCGCCGATCAGCTACAAGATTATAAAATTGAGTGGCTCGGTGTCCCCGATCGCCTAGAACGAGAGCTAGTCCCCGCTCAATACCCCCTCCACACAATTCCTGTCGAAGGCTTTCAACAGCGTTTTGGTCTAGGTACACTGCGAATCTTAGGGCGTCTGGTAGCATCCATTCTCCAAGTACGACGACTCCTCAAAACCGGTCAATTTGATGGCGTCTTTACAACTGGCGGTTACATTGCAGGACCAGCGATTATTGCCGCACGGATGCTAGGCTTGCCCGTGATTTTACATGAATCGAACGCCATCCCTGGAAAAGTCACGCGTTGGTTTAGTCCCCTGTGTACTCGTGTTGCTCTAGGGTTTGCCTCAACGGCCAAATACCTACCCAAGGTGAAAAGCGTCTATGTGGGGACACCCGTGCGCTCTAGTTTTCAAGAACCTCAGAAGCTGGAATTGCCGATACCTGAAGACGTACCCTTGATTGTAGTGGTTGGGGGTTCCCAAGGTGCGATCGCGGTGAATCAACTGGTGCGTCAATGTGCCCCGGCTTGGTTTGAGGCCGGTGCCTGGATTGTGCATTTAACCGGTGAGAAAGACCCTGACGCCCAAGCCCTCCAGCATCCTCAATATTTTCCTATGCCCTTTTATCACAATATGGCAGGGCTACTGCAACGCGCCAATTTGGCCGTTAGCCGCGCTGGTTCGGGTTCATTAACAGAACTGGCGATTACGCAAACTCCTGCTATTTTGATTCCCTATCCATTTGCCGCGGAAGACCACCAAGCCTTTAATGCCGCCAGTTTTGCCACTACGGGAGCGGCTCTGGTTTTTCGTCAGACGGAACTGACCCCCGAACTGTTGGAAAGCAAGGTGTTGCATTTACTCCAGTCACCCCAAGTATTGCAGACCATGGCGCAAAAAACGGCGGATCTCGCGGTCGCGGATAGTGGTGAACGCTTAGCCGACTTGGTGCGTCAGCTTGTGGAGCATAAGTCTAGTGAGCTGAACGCTTAATTAACAAGTGGCACAGTTTACTCGCAGAGTCTAGCAATCATCAGGACTGACCCAAATTTGAACCTGTAAGAAAGGTGGGCATTGCCCACCTCTACATGTGTGGTACTCAAACTTGCGCTAGAACGGCTTACCGCTATCGGCGAACAACCACAGGTGTGCCGATAGGTGCCCAGTTATATAACCAACGAGCACTAGCGGTTCGCAAGTTAACACAACCATGACTGACTGGCGTACCAAAGCGGTTATGCCAGTAGGCACCATGCAGGGCATAGCCGCCAGAGTAATACATTACGTAAGGAACATTGGGTACGTTGTAGTTTCGACCACGCATTCGAGTTGAGCGGTGCTTGGATTGAACGGAAAAAGTGCCAAGACGAGTCGGCGTGCGCCGCTTTCCGGTTGAAACCATGAAAGAGCGAACCTTTTTTCTGCCATTCCAGGCAGTGACTCGCTGAGCAGAGAGGTCAACTTCAATCCAGCGCCCTCTACGTTGTTGTCGGGCAACGAGGATTTGAGGGTTAGCGCTGAACTGAGTTTCTAAGTTAGTCTTCCCGGCAAAAGCTGGAAGATCCCAAGTTCCTAACGCCACTAAAGCGAGTGTAGCGCCAAGCGATAACACTTTTGAGTAAAGCGTTTTTGCTGAGAGGCTATACCTTGTCATAAGGGCCCACCATACGAAGCTATGAAATTCTCAGAGAGCGAGGCAGCCTCGATATCTAATGAAATGCTTTGGCTAACTCGCTCTCCAGGTCGATCATAAAACAGTCTGGGGCTGGTGTCTTCTTTCCTGTTTCTTTCTAGATTGGTTAGTGTCTGTGAAGCTTGCCGTTACCATCAGTTCACTCTCGGATTCTCAGATATAGCCGCTAAGGCAACTCGATACCCTACTCAGCCCCAGGAGAAGTGGGTATGCGCCAAATCTTGACTAAACCTTCTCTCCCGCCACTGACAAGAATTTGATTATCAGCACTGAACGCTAAAGAAGCAACTGTGTTGGGATGTCCTCTCAAGGTATCAATTAACTTCCCAGTTTGGAGATTCCAGAGTGTGATGCTGTTACTCTCGTTGTCTGTTGCTAAAATTTGCCCGGAAGGGCTAATGGCAAAGGCACGGGAAGGACTGTAGGAAGAGAAATGAAGACTGCTAAGAGGCACCGTGCCGACTAACTTTCCTGTTGGTAAACTCCAGGCATTGATATCGCCCTTTCCATCCGTCCCCATTAGGACTTGTCCATCAGGTGAGACGCGAATGTCACCAAATGACTGTATAGGTAAAGTGCCTTTGAGCTTCCCTGCCTGCAAGTCCCAAACTCTCACCTCATCCCGGTATTGCTTACTAAAGAGCGTTTTGCCATCAGGACTAATAGCCAGGGAGAAAAACCCCTGGTATCTATTTTCCGACAAGGTGTGGCGTAATTGCCCCGTGGCTAGATTCCAAACCTTAATTGCATCTTTGCCATCATTGATACCGCCGCTAATCAAGGTTTGTCCATCAGTACTGAAGACAAGCTGATCAATGCTGCTGCTGTCACCTCCAGAGAGGGTAGTCTTTAGCTGCCCTGTCTTGAAATTGAATACCTTAATTATCTGGCTGCCACCAGCTCTGACACTGCTAGTAGCAAGAGTTTCTCCATCGGGGCTAGTTGCGATCGCGCACCCAAGTATTCCTGTTTTCAGAGTGTAAAGCAATGCTCCAGAATCACGATTCCAAACCTTAACCTCACCATTGTTATTGGCACTACAACTGGCGATTGTCTGTCCATCAGGGGTAAGGGCAACTGTATAAACTCCCCAACCTTGTTGAGGGGCGTTTTGATGGGCGTTAATAGTACGAAGCAATTGTTCATTTTGAAGAGAATCAGAAATCAGAGCCGGTACGCCCCAGATAGTAAGGCTACCATTGCCAGCACTAAAGAGAGTTTGTCCATCTCGGCTCAGGGCAAGCGCTTGGGAACCGATGCTGACGGTACGCGATCGCTCTCCTGTTTGAAGGTTCCACAACATAACATCCCCAGAACTAGCGATCAGCGTTTGTCCATCTGGGCTAAAGGCGATCGTATTAACTGAGTTACCCGATCCAGCTTTCAGGCTATGCACAATCTGCCCTGTCTTCAAACTGCGAATGCGAATCGTATTCCCTTCAATATGCCCCTTTGAGACATCATCAATCGTGGAACTAGCCACAAATTGTCCATCGGGACTGATAGCAACTGAGTTTACTGAATAACTGAAATAGCCTGGGTAAGGTGAAAAATTATCGCTGTAGGTTTGTAGTAACTTCCCTGTTTTGAGATTCCAAATCCTCAACGTTTCATCAACACTACCACTAGCCAGAGTTTCTCCATCTGAACTCAGGGCAAGGGCTGACACTGACTGTGTATGTCCTGTAAGAGTACGGATTAACGCCCCAGTTTCGAGATTCCACAGCTTGATTGTCTTATCCCAACTCCCACTGGCGAGAATTGTTCCATCCTGACTAATGGCAACAGTCCTTACAACATCGGAATGTCCAGCAAGGGTACGAATTAACTGCCCTGTGTTGACATCCCACAGTTTGATTGTTTTATCTCCACTCCCAGTGACAAGAATTTTTCCATCAGGACTGATGGCAACGTCTGCAACTGGACTGGTGTGCCCCTTCAGGGTACGTAAGAGTTGTCCCGTCTGAGGATTCCATAGCTGGATACTTGGCTCACCTGTGCTAGCCGTAGCGAGTAGCTGTCCATCTGGGTTAACAGCAACAGCACTAACTCCTCCCTTGATGCCAGGAATGATACGGATGGGTTGATTTTGTTGCCCAGAATCAGTCAGTGCAGGAGTTGTATTAGTAACCTGTGCCGTGCTTGTCAGTTGTGCGGCTTCTTGAGAAAGGGAGATTGCTGTTAAAGCCACAGTGGCAGCAACCGTCCACAAGGAGGCTGTTTTCCAAAACATTAAGTTAAGGCGAAGAGGTATCTCTAACTCAATGACTCGGAGGTTACTCTGTACGTTCCGCAGATCGCACTCCCATTTGCAGGGTGAAAGCTAGCCGCATTTTCACACCTCTCGCCCAGTTCTGTATATAAAATTGAGAGAGGGGAGACGATGCAGATGATAGAAGAAGAATTTAGAAGATACGACGAAATTCAGTTACTTTTTGAAGGACTGATTGGGAAAAATATTTATTTGCCCAGCCAATTTGTTCCAGAGATGAAAGTTGAACAAACAAAAAATTACGTCTTCATCAATTCTGGCTACAAAACAGATACGTTTAATCTCGTTATTAGTAAAAAATTCGATAGCGAAGACGGAAGGCGTATTATTGCCGAGGTGTGCGAAGAGTTTAATTCAGCTCGTTTACCAGCAGCTTGGTGGACTTGTGAAGAATTTCGGGATGCTTATGTCTCTTCAACCTTAGATGAGCATGGATTTATCGAAGATGAAGTGGACATGGGTATGGTTGCGAATCTTGATGATTTATCCCAAGACATTCAGTACCCGCCTAATCTAAATTTCCGCATGGCAACGTCTTTTGAAGGAATCTCTGAATTTGGAAAGATTATCGCTTCACTTTTTGAGCAGCCAGATGACTTCGTTATGTCATTTTATCAGCGGGTGGGCGAGTTGGATGATTTGGAGAATCGTCCTTTGAAATTGTTTCTGGGGTATGTCGATAATAAGCCTGTTTGTACAAGTTCAATCTTTTTGCTTCGTCAGACAGCAAGCCTCTTCGATATCAGTACGCTTCAAGAATTTAGAAGTCGCGGTTACGGCTCGGCAATCACACATTACACACTGAGTTATGCCAAGAAATTTGGAGCGCGTTTTGCCACCCTTCAGGCAGCGCCGGATGGTCTAAATATCTACAAGCGAATGGGCTTTAAGGAAGCTTGCACTTTCCGAATTCACTCAAATAAAAGAAGGGTTCTGGGATATTAAGGAAGTAATGCCTAACACCTTATTGCATTGGACGGACAAGAGTCTCAGTTATGATGCAAGTATTGTCTGCTGCCAATGAATTCAACCGTTACGATTAGTTCACGCTCAGATACAGTGGAGCTAAGCGCGATGAAAGATACTGCCCAGATTACTGGTTTTCATGCTCATATCTACTTCAATACTGCCAGTCGTGAGGCGGCTGCGCGTGTACGCGAAGGATTGGGCGCGTCTTTTGAAGTGCAACTGGGGCGTTGGCATGACAAACCGATTGGTCCACACCCAAAGGCAATGTATCAAGTTGCGTTCTTACCAGAGCAATTTGGCAAGGTTGTCCCCTGGTTGATGCTCAATCGTGAGGGTTGGGATATTCTCGTCCATCCCTCAACAGGCGACGATGTGGGAGATCATACCGACCGTTCTCTGTGGTTGGGAGAGAAGTTAGAGCTTAATATCGAGTCTCTCCGACGGCTTGGGACAACTTAACAAGACTATGCAGCCAAAAATGGTTGTGTTCAATGAGG is a window encoding:
- a CDS encoding WD40 repeat domain-containing protein, yielding MFWKTASLWTVAATVALTAISLSQEAAQLTSTAQVTNTTPALTDSGQQNQPIRIIPGIKGGVSAVAVNPDGQLLATASTGEPSIQLWNPQTGQLLRTLKGHTSPVADVAISPDGKILVTGSGDKTIKLWDVNTGQLIRTLAGHSDVVRTVAISQDGTILASGSWDKTIKLWNLETGALIRTLTGHTQSVSALALSSDGETLASGSVDETLRIWNLKTGKLLQTYSDNFSPYPGYFSYSVNSVAISPDGQFVASSTIDDVSKGHIEGNTIRIRSLKTGQIVHSLKAGSGNSVNTIAFSPDGQTLIASSGDVMLWNLQTGERSRTVSIGSQALALSRDGQTLFSAGNGSLTIWGVPALISDSLQNEQLLRTINAHQNAPQQGWGVYTVALTPDGQTIASCSANNNGEVKVWNRDSGALLYTLKTGILGCAIATSPDGETLATSSVRAGGSQIIKVFNFKTGQLKTTLSGGDSSSIDQLVFSTDGQTLISGGINDGKDAIKVWNLATGQLRHTLSENRYQGFFSLAISPDGKTLFSKQYRDEVRVWDLQAGKLKGTLPIQSFGDIRVSPDGQVLMGTDGKGDINAWSLPTGKLVGTVPLSSLHFSSYSPSRAFAISPSGQILATDNESNSITLWNLQTGKLIDTLRGHPNTVASLAFSADNQILVSGGREGLVKIWRIPTSPGAE
- a CDS encoding GNAT family N-acetyltransferase; protein product: MQMIEEEFRRYDEIQLLFEGLIGKNIYLPSQFVPEMKVEQTKNYVFINSGYKTDTFNLVISKKFDSEDGRRIIAEVCEEFNSARLPAAWWTCEEFRDAYVSSTLDEHGFIEDEVDMGMVANLDDLSQDIQYPPNLNFRMATSFEGISEFGKIIASLFEQPDDFVMSFYQRVGELDDLENRPLKLFLGYVDNKPVCTSSIFLLRQTASLFDISTLQEFRSRGYGSAITHYTLSYAKKFGARFATLQAAPDGLNIYKRMGFKEACTFRIHSNKRRVLGY
- the murG gene encoding undecaprenyldiphospho-muramoylpentapeptide beta-N-acetylglucosaminyltransferase; translation: MHHPPIRLLIAASGTGGHLFPAIAVADQLQDYKIEWLGVPDRLERELVPAQYPLHTIPVEGFQQRFGLGTLRILGRLVASILQVRRLLKTGQFDGVFTTGGYIAGPAIIAARMLGLPVILHESNAIPGKVTRWFSPLCTRVALGFASTAKYLPKVKSVYVGTPVRSSFQEPQKLELPIPEDVPLIVVVGGSQGAIAVNQLVRQCAPAWFEAGAWIVHLTGEKDPDAQALQHPQYFPMPFYHNMAGLLQRANLAVSRAGSGSLTELAITQTPAILIPYPFAAEDHQAFNAASFATTGAALVFRQTELTPELLESKVLHLLQSPQVLQTMAQKTADLAVADSGERLADLVRQLVEHKSSELNA
- a CDS encoding nuclear transport factor 2 family protein, whose amino-acid sequence is MQKRSQSLISFAKSLRVSWSVLFVLSLGLTMGWARIVQAESPETAPPQLKDMLTQIDAAANRRDVPGVMQFYGGNFKHSDGLTRGSMEKAISQLWQRYSQLNYRTELKDWKSEGNGVVAETVTYITGTKPSNGTTLKLESTMRSRQRIENQKIVQQEILAERTQQMSGTNPPHIEVQLPEQVRPGQSFSFDVIVKEPLGDSLLLGGALEDTIKPDLYAKPSEFKLDLLPAGGIFKMGKAPTKPQDHWLSAVLVRKDGMTMVTQRLQVVNGSSTSRKSIR
- a CDS encoding L,D-transpeptidase, with the protein product MLSLGATLALVALGTWDLPAFAGKTNLETQFSANPQILVARQQRRGRWIEVDLSAQRVTAWNGRKKVRSFMVSTGKRRTPTRLGTFSVQSKHRSTRMRGRNYNVPNVPYVMYYSGGYALHGAYWHNRFGTPVSHGCVNLRTASARWLYNWAPIGTPVVVRR
- a CDS encoding 4,5-dioxygenase, whose product is MNSTVTISSRSDTVELSAMKDTAQITGFHAHIYFNTASREAAARVREGLGASFEVQLGRWHDKPIGPHPKAMYQVAFLPEQFGKVVPWLMLNREGWDILVHPSTGDDVGDHTDRSLWLGEKLELNIESLRRLGTT